The Acipenser ruthenus chromosome 60, fAciRut3.2 maternal haplotype, whole genome shotgun sequence nucleotide sequence AACAGGTCACATTGATAATGTTCGTGCACAGTCTGTACCTGGTATTCTGTATGTTACTGCATGCTCTTTCCAATCCTCTCTCCTCTAGTTGATATCTTATTGAAGGCGGTTGGTGACGCTCCTATCATGAAGACTAAGAAGTGGTCTGTGGAGAGGAGCCGCACAGTGCAGGCACTCGGGCTCTTCATCAAGAAATTCCTTAAACTAGAACCAGCGGAGCAACTGGTCAGTGTGGgagagtgtgtgtctctgtgtctgtgactctgtgtctctcagcgtgtgtgtgtgtctctctgtgtctgtgactctgtgtctctcagcgtgtgtgtgtgtgtctctgtgactctgtgtctctcagcgtgtgtgtgtgtgtctctgtgtctgtgactctgtgtctctcagtgtgtgtgtgtgtgtctgtgtctgtgactctgtgtctctcagtgtgtgtgtgtgtgtctctgtgtctgtgactctgtgtctctcagtgtgtgtgtgtgtgtctctgtgtctgtgactctgtgtctctcagtgtgtgtgtgtgtctgtgtctgtgactctgtgtctctcagtgtgtgtgtgtgtgtctgtgactgtgtctctctgtgtgtgtgtctgtgtctgtgactctgtgtctctcagtgtgtgtgtgtgtgtctctgtgtctgtgactctgtgtctctcagcgtgtgtgtgtgtgtctctgtgtctgtgactctgtgtctctcagtgtgtgtgtgtgtgtctctgtgactctgtgtctctcagcgtgtgtgtgtgtgtgtctctgtgtgtgtctcagtgtgtgtcagtgtttgtccctcagtgtgtgtgtttgtgtctcagtgtttgtgtgtcagtgtgtgtgtgtgtgtgtgcgtgtcagtgtttGTGccgcagtgtatgtgtgtgtctcagtgtgtgtgtcagtgtttgtgtctcagtgtgtgtgtcttgtctGTAAGTCACTGTTTTGATGAAGAAGTTAGTCAATAAAATTAACGAGatctcttcccctcccctcccctcccctctctctcagttTATCTATGTGAATCAGTCCTTTGCTCCCTCCCCTGATCAGGAGGTGGGGACCCTGTTTGAGGTGAGTTCAGAGTCATTCACTGCAATTCCAGTCTAATTCCAGTCTATCTGCAGTTGAACCTGGGCACAGCCCTGCATTGTAATGTGCATACGCTCACACTCTGTGGTTGAGAGTCATTCCAGTCTATCTGCAGTTGAACCTGGGCGCAGCCCTGCATTGTAATGTGCATACGCACACACTCTGTGGTTGAGAGTCATTCCAGTCTATCTGCAGTTGAACCTGGGCACAGCCCTGCATTGTAATGTGCATACGCACACACTCTGTGGTTGAGAGTCATTCCAGTCTATCTGCAGTTGAACCTGGGCACAGCCCTGcattgtatttgtaattctaaTGATCATGCACTCGACCGAGTCCAGTTATTATATTGTTCATATCAAATATAGAATGGCTTATATCAGTAATAGGATTAAATGTTCAGACAGTTTGCTGTAGCTGTGATGTGTTACACACACCACCGAGCCAGTGCTAGGCCATGCACGCGGTGCTGTGTTACACGGGGGGGACTAGCCTGGGGGGGGGGCATAAAATCATAACATTTGTACACCTTGTCCATTGTGTAAATCAGCAATTTGAATGGTTGATATCAGAAATTATATTTTTTCATATCAACAgttctatttttgatatcaaaCATGCATACTAATGAACATCCTGTCAGCATTTTGTAAGTCAAAAATGAATATTTACAACAAAACATGACTGCAGAGTGGCTGATATCAGAGAGGGAGGATTACATGTTAAAAGGATTTGCCATAAGAACGAGCACTccgctgtaaaaacaaaaaagaagattGAACTCActtcataagaaagtttacaaacgagaggaggccattcagcccatcttgctcgtttggttgttagtagcttattgatcccagaatctcatcaagcagcttcttgaaggatcccagggtgtcagcttcaacaacattactggggagttggttccagactctcacatgCCTAGATATAAAgagaattctggttgctcttctttgcactctttctagagcagcaatatcctttttgtaacaaggtgaccagaactgaacacaatattctaggtgaggtcttactaatgcattgtaaagttttaacattacttcccttgatttaaattcagcacttctcacaatatatccgagcatcttgttggccttttttatagcttccccacattgtctagatgaagacattctgagtcaacataaactcctaggtctttttcatagttcccttcttcaatttcagtatctcccatatgatatttataatgcacatttttattgcctgcatgcagtactttacacttttctctattaaatgtcatttgccatgtgtctgcccagttctgaatgctgtctagatcattttgaatgacctttgctgctgcaacagtgtttgccactcctcctatttttgtgtcgtctgcaaatttaacaagtttgcttactataccagaatctaaatcattgatgtagattaggaatagcagaggacctaatactgatccctgtggaacaccactggttacctcgctccattttgaggtttctcctctaatcagtactttctgttttctacctgttaaccactccctaatccatgtgcatgcatttccttgaatccctactgcgttcagtttgagaattaatcttttatgcgggactttgtcaaaagctttctggaaatctatataaaccatgttgtatactttgcagttatccattgtcgatgttgcatcctcaaaaaaatcaagcaggttagttagacacgatctccctttcctaaaaccatgctgactgtctccaaggatactgttaccatataggtgatTTTCCATTTTTGGATCTCATTACATTGCtacaggaacctggcagccggtttagtctGCTTCCTGTAAATGACTGAACTCacttcctgttacactgcatGTCTTCAACCAGAAAGACAGCAGCAGCTTCAAAGATGGGAAAaacatttctgctaaagatcgctctgtccagtacaagaaggggacagtTCACGTGTCTGTTGTATAATACAAGTGATCCGTTTTGAATGTGACCGTGCTGTTTAGTTCACTGGTCTGTTGTTATTTATATTTGCATGTatctatgttttgtattttttttttttcgataattcactgatggtggcAGTAGAATATCTTTaggggatgtaaaaaaaaaaagctcaaattCTAGGATTTTAGCATTACCTGAAAAAACAGCAAAGCGTTTCAATATTTAGGAACGTTTGTTGTGTAATAACTCTGGAGAAAATGATCCACTGTGAATGTGGcatgctttaataaatatatgtttaatcgtgaaatatcatGTTCTTTATAGACAAGGAAATGCCATGAAATTTACTGTGAAAAAACTACAGCCCTAATtatgaaaacaaatgaataaagatctctctccctcccccttccttctctcctctcctctcccctctctcttgccctccccttctctcttctctctcccctcccctcccctctcctctcctctctctctctctctcgccctcccttctctctcctctcccctctctcctctcccctctctcctctcctctcttctccccactctcctctcctctcctctctctctcgccctcccttctctcccctctctcctctcccctctctcctctcctctcctctctctctcgccctcccttctctcccctctctcctctccccactctcctctcctctctctctctcgccctcccctctctcccctctcctctcctctctctctcgccctcccttctctcctctcctctctctcctctcccctctctcctctcccctctcttctctcccctctcctcctctctctctctcgccctcccttctctcccctctctctcctctcccctctctcctctcctctcttctccccactctcctctcctctcctctctctctcgccctcccttctctcccctctctcctctcccctctctcctctcctctcctctctctctcgccctcccttctctcccctctctcctctccccactctcctctcctctctctctctcgccctcccctctctcccctctcctctctctctcgccctcccttctctcctctcctctctctcctctcctctctctcctctcccctctctcctctcccctctcttctctcccctctcctcctctctctctctcgccctcccttctctcccctctctctcctctcccctctctcccctcctctcttctctcccctctcccctctcccctctcctctcctctcctctctctctctcgccctcccttctctcccctctctctcctctcccctctctcctctcctctcctctctctcagtgtTTCGGCAGTGATGGGAAGCTGGTTCTTCATTACTGTAAGTCCCAGGCTTGGGGGTGAAGTTAGGAGGACGGACCCATTTCCTGTCCATCACAACAGCACTTCCTTCCTGCCTGTAAAGTGGAAAAGGGGGAGGGGCTACCTAGACACAAGCCCCGCCCATTGCCACCCCAAGAATGGAGTCAAAAATATAAACTGAGAAAAAActcaaagaaactgaagaaaATTCAAGAATTAGACATCTTTGTAAATTCAACACTGTTGACTGTTTCATAATTATGGAGTTAATAAACTTATTTGTTTTCTtagtttgtatatattttttttcactgctcaatctgtgttgctttgactgtgagttcaggagctgctcttcagttctagctgcgctgccatagctattgtattgtgaatcggtacagccctggctaggactacagctcccagcatgcctctgcacccgcggcaatgctgagggatgctgggagctgtagttctttaactgcaatgcgctgggctgggctgtattacattgtttttgctcagtctgtgtcgctttgactgtgagttcaggagctgctcttcagttctagctgcgctgccatagttattgtattgtgaatcgctacagccctggctaggactacagctcccagcatgcctctgcacccgcggcaatggtgagggatgctgggagctgtagttctttaactgcaatgcgctgggctgggctgtattacattgtttttgctcagtctgtgttgctttgactgtgagttcaggagctgctcttcagttctagctgcaccacaggctagatcagtcacagtgtctttatagaagaacCAGGGCCATCTTCTGATCTGACACTTTGGATCAAAGCTTGCTGACATTACGCtcgctgtgcactagatggcgctatcACTAATATAAAGATGATCTAGCGAGCCCAGGGGTGGGCAAACTTCCACACCTAACGAGCCACATGCCAACATTCTGGTAATACAAACTGGAAAACatgagcaagacattttaaatactagcattgttttaagtattttttaattCTGAACATAAAGGATCTTACTCTGTGCAGCAGTTGTTATCGCTGGACACTAGGTGGCAGTAAAACACACGAGAACATTGCAGAGGCTTGCAGCCCAGCTTCTGTGTAATTTTGATTAGACGGTAGAGCTACAGTGTATTAACTTaattttccattatttctgtttattctgtatgTATTacgcattttaaataaaatatattcagttattatggaGCAAAATGTGATCActttttttgtatgactgctgtgtgtATGAAATACTTTTGAAAGCTTCGTGGATTGTATTTATTtcgaaagggattacagtacctgctcatgacgagacatAAGCTAtgcaaatataatattaattttagaccagCAATacaacatcaatcaatcaatcaatcaacaatGGAGTAGTGTAaaaaacagtgtggagtagtggttagggcccctgacctttgaccggagggtcgtgggttcaatcccaggtgggggacactgctgctgtacccttgagcaaggtactttacctagattgctccagtaaaaaacccaactgtataaatggggaattgtatatcaaaaataatgtgatatcttgtaacaattgtaagtcgccctggataaatgcataatacatgatggagtagcaacaacacagcagctggtATCAGGCTTAAacagcatggaaagcaagagagaacaggtgggtcttgagggttgatttaaagcgagcgacggtgggagcatcacgcaccaaagctgggagagagttccagggagtcggagccatgaagctaaacgagcgttctgcaagtgtggtgcacttttgcttggggataacaagcaggccagagtcggaggacctcagcttgcaggcagggacgtagcgggtcagcaggttgaggaggtactccgGACCTGTGTGAGGAAAGGCATtgcaggtgagcaggagagttttgaaagtgaTCCTGaattttacaggtagccagtgcagctggacaAGACGGGGGGTGATATGTTCACGCTTTTTACATCtagtaaggatcctggcagcggcattctgaactagctgcagttggtTTATGGTGCATGCTGGTATCCTAGGAAATAAGCTGATCgagaaataagttgatcaagctctagaatttaaaggggaggttccattgtttctaatgtctaCAAGCTTAGGCTGGGAAATAGTGGATCGGatatattaacaaacaataaataattttcattcaaaatcctaaaaggtattgacaacgtcgacacaggggactttttttcacctgaaaaaagaaacaaggaccaggggtcacaaatggagattagataaaggggcattcagaacagaaaataggaggcacttttttacacagagaattgtgagggtctggaaccaactccccagtaatgttgttgaagctgacaccctgggatccttcaagaagctgcttgatgagattctgggatcaataagctacaaacaaccaaccgagcaagatgggctgaatggcctccgctcgtttgtaaactttcttatgttcttatgttcttatgttcttaaaattaattgtgtaagtataatttatataaatgagtAGATAGGATTTCTTCGACAGTAtgacgctagataagggaatgtgaa carries:
- the LOC117966793 gene encoding ubiquitin-like protein ATG12; protein product: MSESADSSAEPSAETATVEETAGSADEKKKIDILLKAVGDAPIMKTKKWSVERSRTVQALGLFIKKFLKLEPAEQLFIYVNQSFAPSPDQEVGTLFECFGSDGKLVLHYCKSQAWG